The genomic stretch GCAcacaacataaaattattttgaacttacattataatttgacatgcttttatatgaattaattgTGATAGgtatttttcttattagttattttttttttcggatggactcttgccgataaccacctgagagGTTTTTaaggcgtcaccgggggagtagGGCGAGCatgagagctcgccatgagaagagccccagggctttttattattaattccatgtcaccatatcaactcattaccggcccactaaagtgcaccggtctcttcccacaatgggAATGGGTTCAGACCGTAGTCCTCCACATTGGccttgtgcggattggtggactccacacgactttgagaacattattgagaactctcaggtattttgtttcctcacgatgtgttccttcaccgaTACACCGGTACACGAATGTCTTAATTTGATTGAAGcataaaataaactgaaattaTACTTTTGATGAATTATCGCGAGCACTTAggtaaataacatttataaataatctaagatgttttaactttaatttcatataaaatacataaataggttaaaataactagttaaacgatttaaatgaaaataaatcaaattattaccAAGTAAAAATCATAACATCTGAGTGTACTAGGAATTATACTGATAAACTAATATGGTAAACAATTAggtataagtattaaaatataaataaaactatttaaaacttaataaaatcaaCTAATgtctaaagtaaataattattaaatgtaagtGTATTTTTGTGTGGTTTTCATCTTTGAATTCTTAAAATAAGTCATAGGGCGGCATCTATTGACAAGTAGtcaaactaatttattttatgttctgCATGACTTATTGACTAAACAAGTTCATGTGAAACATGGACGACCCTGAAAAGAAAATCACTGTTCTCTGTTTAGGACCTAAAGGTTCGGGAAAAACGACCTTACTCAAAAAGTTACAGGAGGCTGAAGGAATTGACTATACCTATAGTCCAGTGCCAACTATTGGAACAAATATTTACGATGTTCATTATCTCAATAAAGCTGGAAAGAAACAAGTGCTTTCCATTCGGGAAGTTGGTGGCGAAATGGCACCACTCTGGAGTAATTACTTCGAAGGTGTTGAAAAGGTActtaacaattaaatttttatataatacttatctaattattaattattacgaCCATATTTTGTTATAGAGAACTTCAGCGGCACGACGACAAAATGTCGTTGCTCGCTTTTCTTATGCAGAAGGTGAACTGCCCTGCCCGTGTGAACTTTTACTATTAAGTACTTTATAAAGTTTTAGAGTTAACTGTGAAAACACTTTCAGATAATCTACGTTGTGGACACCTCAAACTTGTGCCAAATCTCTGCTGCCGCTGTTATGCTTTACACGTTGTTAGCTGAGCCTCAATTAAAAAAAGCTAAGGTACTAACTaccaacagattttttttaatacaatggATTGATGGATATTATCGTAACAATGATACAATGACAAAATTTTCAGCTACCTATAAATTCCTGACGCTGCGAAACCCttaaaaatttaagtaggtCTTACTACAATTTAAACCTGAAatcaaaattaacaaattttattattcctaCAGTTTATTTTAGTCCTGAGCAAAATGGATGCAGCATACAGGCAGATGCGCAACGAAGCATTGCTAATGCTTCAGTACGCACGGCTCAGCAATGAACTACAAAATAAGCCTACTCTTCTAGAGGTCTCACCACTAACGGGCGAAGGACTAGACACCTTACGAACGCTCCTCGCAGAAACAAAACGCTTTGCGCCTGCTGTACAataggtattaaataattaaacgcCCTTGCAAAATAGCGTTTTATTTCCTTGACCCAATAAAATGTGCGAAATTGTGCAAAGATAATGAGATGATGAACAGATAcgctaattattaattattgtgtgATAACCATCAGAGCATCATTAGAATTGTTGCGGttttcaatttttcttttaCAGATAAATACTGTATTGtgtaaagaaattacaatttaaaatatacttgtcaAAAACCagatgaaatttataattaaatttccaTCCATCTCTAGCTTCCTAAGGAGAATTACAGTCACAAAGGCAGCCGgtcgtaaaaaatatgccaaaaccagAACGTCAAGTCTTtcttcaaatttaaaatgttgttgtttaataattaatgtgaaaAGTTAGGTATTTAAAGCTAATGCTTTCGTCGTCTTAAGCTCTCTTTAAACTCCTCGTTACACTCATAATTTAAGACAACAGCCAGGCTTTCGCAAAAGTTcgtaacccttcttattgtgagaagagacccatgccctgtagtgggataATAATGGTTAATAAAATGGTAGTGATGATAGTGAATTgtgattacaataatttaagttattgcATGATAGAGATCAGAGGGTCCGGTCGTTGTgattaaacaaaagaaaatagtaGTGTTCAACATGGggattatttaaattactattcTCTAGTATAAATTATACGACTAAATAGACTatatggtcaatgatctttgcctgtctTGAAAAGGATAAAtcaaaaaacaacataaaaatccTGAATCTCCGTCGCCTTTTCCTTTGCCTTACGGAGAAGAAGCACAAAAATTGTCTATTGCCTTCCCATaagggaaagaaaaaaaaaagtgttttctgTCAATGTCAAATTGTAttgattttgtttgtaaataaagtaGCTAAATAGGTTATTCTAGTTATAAGTTTTCCTCTTAGTTTGCAGtataattaatcaaaaaatgttttgaaaactTAGATTTAAAGTTAACTTACTAAAAGAAAACATggatataactaatttatgcCGTAGTTGTATGAAAGAAGTGGCTTCATGGGAAAAAGAGAATTTTGACGTCCGCGCTGtggaaatgttttgtttttgtacgaATATTAAGGTATGTCCCTATATCTAAGATTttgttcaatttatttataatactataaatgcgataatttctgtttgtatgtttttgatTGTTCATCTGAATTGTTCagcataagatactttttatcccggaaagtacgctaatataatttatttatatttatttattttgacacattctgttttctattttaattctaaaagtTCCATTAGGAGTAATGGAAAGCTACACAAAAcgataagtaagaaaaaaagttGTTCACAAGTTCAGTGTCAAAGTCTAGTATTCCATATGTAATGGTTTTTCGAATTTGGGTTGAAAATCAAAAGTTTGTCATATATTTGAGGTAAAactaataactaagtttaaaaaGCCCTGAGATTTGAAAACGAATACACTTTTTGATATGATCTTAAACATAGGGAGAGATTGTTGTTGAGTTTTTTGACAAAATTAACTAATCAGTGACCATCGTAGCAGTTTTGTGTTTTTCTAGTTTTTAGTACAAATATGCCATTAGGCTGGTagtcatttaaatatttgaatctggaaattaataaaatgcatTAATTAAACAGTAaagaaaacacatttatttattatacaattataaaaaaaaatgtagcaaaaagagtagcaaaaaaaattgcaacaaaTATAAAACTTGTATTGTTTTTGTGATTTGAGCTGATGATAGTAATGTATAAAACTTCCTATACCCACCACGGTTGATTTATAACTGTACATTATTACAGATATTGGAAGACGTAAAGCTACCAAAACAATTCTGCTATGACTGTACAATCAAAATAGAATCCTGCTACACATTTATAAAAGAAGCccaaaatgttaatattacttTGAAAAACATAGCTTCAAGGAGTGAAACAAGCATTATTATTGAACCTGAATCGGTAAAGAATTGTTTAATTGAACCCAATAGACTAAGATTGACTCTACCCGATTATAAAGTTTCCGTAGGTGTCAGTAATTTCATTGAGCAAGACATTTTTGACGATATAGACTATACACATCATGATAATGCAGTTTCTATAGCACCAATAAAAACATTTGAATTAACAGAAAACACAGAAAAAAACTATAGTACATCCATAAGAAACAACACTGTTAAAGTTGATGCATCAATAAAAgatggaactgtaaaagttgaTGCACCAAAAAATGATTGTACTACAAGAGTTGATGTGTCCAAAGGAGAGGcaatagagagagagaaaaaTAATGATGAGTCAACTAGAGATGTTGCTATAAAAGGAGACGAGACAAAAAAGACAATATGCCCGGTATGCAGGAAACAGTTTACATCTAAGAAATGGTATTCGAAGCATATGGAGAAGGAGCATTCTGGACACAAATACAATTGTGAAAACTGCCCCAAATGTATGTATTCATAAAGCTAATTTCACCATTCATCGTAGTTCTATAGATGCTTCACTGATATCATATCATGTGTTTTTTGCCCatttgatgtttatccagtctattcttgaGCTAAACAAGATGACTTCAACTAATGATAGAAGCTTTAAATATACTTTGCTGTATTCTAGACTGCAATTCTAGGTTCAACTTGGATAAGACATTAGTTTAGAGAAATGTACATTTCCCCTGTGTGAACTGACCAGCTAACAGCCACCATGATgtccaaataaaaactatataaaacctCAGATCAATCATGAAAGTGTTTTTACAAATGTATGTGATTTCTCTCTTGATTTGTTACTTATATTGTCTATAAAGATTCTTCTTGATGAGATTAAGAACAGGGAATAGGATATTTTCTAATCTTGGGAAAGTTCtgcatatttataaaaacctaTTGCCTATGTTACCTTATGCACAACTTCACAGCCAATTCTTTATAGTCAAAATTTAGCATAGGGTTATCTTGCATCTTGCAGGGAGCCATGAAAACATGTTTTATCCCAGATAAAGAATTGGTTCCTGCGAGGTTCTTAAAAAGTAGAGTCCCTGGGTCTTATCAGAGGCAGGCGCAATTTGGGAATAGTGTTTTAACTGATTTTTGACACAATGCTCTCcttacaataatggctgaatgaggattctgagtttttttttattccatttcaagttagcccttgactgcaatatcagctggtggtaagtgaatgaatgattgaatgaatgactgaataaatatacttttcttgcacaccacaaaaagtacatagaacaaaaagaaaagtaagtgCTGATACAATCTAAACCTAACCATCTTAatctattagggagtatggtagtcatacccctaattggtttccacgcgacatcgcaccagaaaaCTAAACGCTaagcggcgcgtctttgtcggtagagtggtaactaacGGCCAAAACCAATAATTTAGCGACCTCCCTacctagcgacaaagacgttctgcttagcgatttagtgttccggtgcgaggGGTTTGACTACCACACaacaacaggttagcccgcttccatcttagactgcattatcacttaccaggtgagattgcagtcaagggctaacttgtagtgaaataaaaaaacaaaaaaaagtgccGGTAATCGAAATTTAAATTCACACTCGCCGTTGCGCCAATGAGGGAGGTCGTCAATGTAGTCTGTGGTCTTAAGTATCTCAAGGTCTATAGCACGAATTCCAGCATTCTCCAAGGCGTTCCAACTGGCATACCACGCCGCGTCGCACTCCGAGGAGCGTCAGTTCGCGTGCAGCGCTTGCGGGAAGAGCTTCAAGCGCCGCAAGCAGCTAGCCGCGCACCGCAAGGCGCACTCGGACGCGCGCCCGTTCGCCTGCGACCAGTGCGGCATGAGGTGGGCTCCGTTACACGCAGGCCATCGACATCGTACCAACCCACTACCGCTGGATAAGggcgggcgttactttgcggaattccctgataaacaattaaagttaagctttatttgctatgctccgcgaaaagcagcagaatctgtatattattgttttttttattcaactctTCGACCActttcaaattaggaaaataaaagaagaacagATATACAAAGACGGAAATagaatacaaagggcggccttatttCTTAGCAGCGATCTATGCCacgcaaccttaggattaggacgagatgagcgagagcggagaGGTGgcgaaaaattattataaacctacattcaaatacaaatacattaacaaaattgcacaaataagaaaaaataatataaaataacaaactaatataactatcatacaataaatacttaagaacatatagataataaaaataaactggaTAGTGGacattgtaaatttaaaatgcatataattttttttaggaacTGACTGGATTTGTAACTGCGACTCTAGACTCTagaatcgcggcctgagcgctacGGCTCTCCTGCCGTCGAggctgaaattagtatatatgccttttatatcagtcttagagcgactgtagcgccatctagtaggaaacattgcagtttcgatctactttttcaacggtccatattacaatgagacgcTTTTTTTTCGcttttcgctccgacaccgaagCATCATCGTATCGTAAAACAATTATtggtcattgtaaagtcaacatctcctgaggatgcttaggtgtcggagagaaacgtgcgtagtgtaCCTTACATTGCCGAAAATACTGCACCGTACCGATTcttttgcttttcgcggagtataaataaagcttaattttcattgtaaccCATTATCGGCACACAACAAAGTACGGGTcttcaacaatgagaagggtgtatgACGTAGTCCACAATGCTGATCCAATGCTGATTGAGAacgttatgcagaactctcaggcatccaggtttcctcacgatgttttccttcaccgttgaagcaagttatttttaacttcaaacgcacataacttaacaaaagaggtgcgggctgggattcgaactctgcccctcgAAGTAAAGCtcaagtcctaaccactgggctaacaccgcttcacgtaagtgtgtgtgtgtgtgtataattAACGGATCAAGCAAATGAATGGTAAGTAAAATCAGTCTATAAGCAAAGCAACACTTTGcggggcatgcaaagaacacattCCACAAAGTGACGCCCTAGTACATCAAACTGCGGCGtatgagtttatttatttattcaataacaaTTCCATTACAATATCATATGGATTACAtagttattatgtttttatttatttatttattcaattacaatgtcatccctacttccctactaatactataagtgtgaatgtaagtttggttggtacgctttcacgcaaaaactacttaaccgatcctcatggaactttgtacacatattcttggaagtgttagaagtaatataggatactttttatcccgacattaagctcggttcctttgggagaggggttgaaagtgtttgatggtTTTACAATGTatctccgacaaattataaccgatttaaataattattttgaactaTAAAGGCTATactatgtgtttcattttgtcCAATCTGTGGTTGGaaatagaagacagaactcctcagcggacagcagcaaaccacatttagggcttagcgataccgaatacataattttttttagaacttaattta from Pararge aegeria chromosome 4, ilParAegt1.1, whole genome shotgun sequence encodes the following:
- the LOC120623458 gene encoding ADP-ribosylation factor-like protein 16, which encodes MDDPEKKITVLCLGPKGSGKTTLLKKLQEAEGIDYTYSPVPTIGTNIYDVHYLNKAGKKQVLSIREVGGEMAPLWSNYFEGVEKIIYVVDTSNLCQISAAAVMLYTLLAEPQLKKAKFILVLSKMDAAYRQMRNEALLMLQYARLSNELQNKPTLLEVSPLTGEGLDTLRTLLAETKRFAPAVQ
- the LOC120623488 gene encoding zinc finger protein 16-like, giving the protein MDITNLCRSCMKEVASWEKENFDVRAVEMFCFCTNIKILEDVKLPKQFCYDCTIKIESCYTFIKEAQNVNITLKNIASRSETSIIIEPESVKNCLIEPNRLRLTLPDYKVSVGVSNFIEQDIFDDIDYTHHDNAVSIAPIKTFELTENTEKNYSTSIRNNTVKVDASIKDGTVKVDAPKNDCTTRVDVSKGEAIEREKNNDESTRDVAIKGDETKKTICPVCRKQFTSKKWYSKHMEKEHSGHKYNCENCPKSFSKAFQLAYHAASHSEERQFACSACGKSFKRRKQLAAHRKAHSDARPFACDQCGMRFKLKSVLKCHMKVHADVKQYLCSYCGWGFSHAYNLEVHVRTHTGAKPHACAQCGFRAAAASSLRRHVRRHAGTRLHACNHCRKAFHDKSGLARHSRTHTGELPYQCPGCARAFADSWKRKTHLMRAHRLALQDIPRMRRDGQALA